AATTAGATACATACATTTGGGTAGAGAGCGACGGGTGCATCGGATATTTGTGTTGTATGTTTGATTATGTTGGCggcaatttttatttttctgtttagatctaaaaatgaaatggagcAGTGAGCAGTGAGCAGTGAGCAGTGAGAGCAGGCAAAGGCCTCATGAGCCCACCACCATCATATAACCCTAATTCTACATCCCACTCGCCATCTCCTTTCTTTGTCTTACGCTCTCCAATCCCCCACCCAGACCCTAAAGGCAGTCTAATCTCCCGCGTTTACCATACACCATTTAACGTTGCATGTGGGGGTTAGGTTGAATAAAATGCATGATTTTGACCGCtcttttgtatctttttttcttacttattTTGCAATCTCTGTTGTAGCCACACCCATACACACCTGTTCCCTGCTTCCCCCATTTACTCCCTCCCTCccccctttctttttcttttttcataattttacatttaaatacTACTTTTCGCTATTCCAAAAAAATACTCACCCAAATCACCCcatcaatatcaatatcaatatccTTTATTTTTATCTGTATACATTTCaaatactatttatttttttgttcctcTCTACTCTCTACTCTCTTCTTCTATTATTTCTACTTTCATCaggtatttgaatttttacaAAGTGTCCCtcttaatttctaaatatgaaatagaaacaagtataatgaataaaattaatattttgaaagtatagaAACCAAAATAGAATCACCATTTCCAACTCATTTTTAaaccttaattttaattgttaattaaaagaccgtaaaactttattaatcataattttttaaaactaatcaaTGTTAAAGAATGAAACTgaatatttagtaaaaaaattactgatagttgtaaaaaatatggaaaattataaaatgtaaaatatttaccattcATGCAAAAAAATCAGGtatagtttgtcaattttatgtcatttttaaaaagcgtttgaaaaatggacaaaaaaaaggattttttttgttcaaatctttaaataatttgttggattttatactatttatatgtttgtttttcatgatttttctCATCATTTTTAGATGGATTCAATTGTACACCTCTTCCAATTTATTGtccatttaaatttcaattaattctGACCCAAAAATTACTCAAAATtgatagataaataaatacgATGGTACAaacgtttctttttttccttttttgttaaattatttaattttttaactttatttttaattgataagtTATGTGACTTTTGAATATgtactttttcctttctttttttttttttttttttttttttttgagtggGTGTGTGTTTTAAAATAGGATAAATGATAGTAAACAAATTAACGGTGATAAGATTTagattggattttttttctattgtttatCAACTTcctaatcaaatttgaaaataaaattttaaatgttgtattttttgtttgtttgtttgatttttttttcgaaGAAGCTACTAAAGAATCCACTAAATTGTTTATTGTGAACTTTATAGGGATGTGTGTGGTTTTGtgtaagttattttttattttctaaaaagagtacaacaaaattcaaatttggaaaAGGTCAATATAGCCTTCCAATCAagtcaaatcaaatcattctttctttcttttccccctttttcttttttctttttttaattaataatttcaaggTTAAGTTCCAcacttttgtaaaaaaaaaatcatgtctGATCTATTTAAAATGAGTTCGgcaaagaatttaaaaaatacaaggTTTAAATAGAAACCAAacttacaatttttatttgaacacttggaatttattatataatacttTGTACGGCTAAGTATAAAGGAGGAGAAGTGTGTTACCTAAAGAATTTAAACCCTAGAAACACTTTCAACGTATactcttaattattttctctaaGATTATACTCCTTTACGATGTACATATGTAATAAACTATTAGTGAAAATCGATTTTTGATCGATTTACTAGTCAATGATCATCcttattgaaaaattttagcTCACTTCATGTTTGATCGATAATACTAGGACTAGAATTTTGTTAATCctagtattatgataatacGTTGTTctcatttccttttattctCTTCTCCATACCCCATTTTTCACTAAGCTCCAAATATTTATGAACTAAAAGTAGAAGGTCAAGGCAAAGGAAAAATGTGAGTAACAACCACTAGAAAAGGAAGCAATGTCGACTAAAATTGACATAATAGTTTGCATGTTAAACgcataatattataatcttgaaAGTATCATAAACACTTTAGTCCCAAACGTAATTTAATATAAGCATTAATTAgaataaattgattaaaaaaaaaaagagaaaaagcaTATATGATCAATATTAACGTTGATTATGGTTAAGTAAGTTAGGGTGGGTGTGGATGTCGTAGTTGAGTCAGTGTCCTTTTGGGCAGGTAAACCTGTGTCTCACTCCACACTTCcctctatttcttttcaaacttttctttcttttttttttaaaaaaaaaataatatttttccaacTTAAATTTTGGCGGGAGATTTTATGAAATCCATCGAATAGTCCCTTTGGGGTCCGCTACTTTATCCATTACCCCAAAAAAAGCAACGGCgttaaggaaagaaaataaaaaaaaaagaagaagaagaagaagaagaagaaggggtGTCCACATCCGTTAAAAGAGACGGCGTGAATTGGATTGGGAATGTGTATTTGTGACACGTCATAGATTCAGATTCTAACAAATAGGGGAAGGGATTAAAGGCTAAAGGGGTGAGGAATTGGAGGATTCTTTGTTTGTGGTTACCCATAGAGGTACCCAATTTGTGTgcctcttctctcttttctcacACCCacagttttcttttcttttcttttcttttcttttcttttcttttcttttctttttataggtTCCAACTCATTCTCTGCTGCCCCTGCCCCCACCCCTTTctaaatcttttctttatgaatGGGAGGAGGAAGCCATGTTTaggttttcatttttgtttcaccCCTCCATCTCTATTACATACTTTCcttcttcaacattttaacCCCATAACATACTCCCATTCTCAACTTATCAATCTTATCAAAACAGATCcacaaataagaaatattgACAACATTCATATTTGGGATGTACATTAAATCTTAGGTTAGTGTTcactatctttttttaatctaataaaattgttcttttttttctacaatttAGGAAATTCTCAATTATATCTAAAGTCCTTTTAAATCGGGACTCAATAAACggataaaatatattatttttttttaaaaaaaataacaattcggtaaaatatttacatagtatataacaattttgaaaacacaaaaaacacacaaactcacaaagaaaaatacaaaaaaatatcctAGGCACCACACAATTAATCGACCACACGTGcgtgtaattcttcttcttctaagcAATAATGATACGCGATCGTGTACGAAATATACACGATTGTGTAGTTATTTTTAACAGTAGAAAAAAAtgcttaaaatataaattatcatATTGACTAGGTAagtgatcgtttagatcatatcaaaCACGattgtatagttttttttaacgattGAAAGAatacttcaaatataaacgatcatgttgacTAGATAAGTGgcaaagtgatatttaaattatattcatattcTAAAAGAGGAGttgtaagaaagaaagaaaagatgaaataaaaaataaagaaaaataagatttataaaaatagatgaaaagattaagaaagaaataaagaaaaataagatttataaaaatagaagaaataaaatctagaaaaattgacaaaatataaaagagaagatgaataaatcacaaagaatTATAGAAGAAAGATATATGACGAATTGTCTATCATATCAagtacaaatttgaaatttttaaaaaaattctactGACTTTAtagactttttattttttttactcgaaccataaatatttttgtgttttattatatttataaaaatttattaaaaaaatcgtaCTTACATGAATATTTTCAAGAGTAcccacaaataaatatatatatatatgatatgcTATAAACCTATAATTGAGGCCTTATTATGAATATTGATTGATgagaaaattggaagaaatCATAATGAGTAAAAGGTGATTGGAATTTGGTACGACAAATaagataatgataatgattaTGTTAAGGGTTTTGATTATGATTAGTGAGTGACATTAATTTTGGATGACTAATCTCGAAacccaataataaaattgataacaCAAAAAACACTAAAATCTCTTGGCCCAACCaatatgttttcttaattttacacttccaaacaattttttttacttcttttggtgttcaatttttgttacaaaaatgaatcaaatcaTCTTATTTGTTGGGTCCATGCATCAAACATGATTCGATGTTTAAAGTTTAACAAGGTATTAAAATTAACGATcgtaactttttcttttgatacaGTGATGATTATTTGAGTGACAGACAGACATttagtaatttattttgttgtaacGATATCAACACTTTATGCTGAATTATATCTTGTTTATTAGTGAACATGTGTGAGGTTCATTAAATGCACATAAATGTTGAGAGAAACTTATGTTAGGAATTATGATGAACTAatcaattgataaattttgttgagcTCACGATCTTTCCCAAGTCGTAGGaatacttatatttttttcaattgatgAGTCATCAGTCAATGAGAGATTTTTGAGCCGATACTTATTTTCTATACTCACATCcgtatgttttttctttttgttcattgGGAGTAGTACATATTATAGCTACGTTAATGATTCTCAATTGTAAGAACTTACTATTTTTCTTGAGATGAAGGTATATAGTCAATGTTTTCGAAGAACTTATGACTTGTTCTCTAGAAtacatatattcttttattgtaCTTCCTTGATACGAGAACGTGCTCTTTGAgcttaaattatatttgttaacaattttgtttaacaTAGACGAGCCATCATCTATCACTCATTATGaagttattaaattatacaaacttgtttgataactatttattgtttctcgtttttttatatatgattcTCCTTCTAAAGTTTGAATATAGGTTGGGTGAGGCATTACGTTTACTATataacattaatttaaatgtttataaaacacaataataaaagttaatattatttaatctaAGTCATGATGTAAAATGTACAACAACAATACAATTAATtctatcatttaaatatttatcatatttgatctaaaatattatcttcattttattgtattttttatcttaaacaTCCGTGACTCATATTAAACTcaatgatattattatttaaatatcgtagttatataaaaatataaaatataataattatatcttgaatttaaatttagatttttgaaaaagctaaataaaatttcattcttCCACCAAcctttattgtttaaaaagcaaaaacgAAACTTAAGAAATGAGAAACAACGAACTAATTAAACATGTTTATCATATATAACAAAGTATTGTGTAGACAATAAAGGTAAAGAACTTAGATAAGGGATTAAGGTGGATATCCCTCTAGAgagtttcatttttcatagaatTACAAAGGAGTAATAACCACCACCTTAATTTTTCTAGTTAATGTGACAATGAATGACAAATTGATGTATAATTCCCAATCACAACTTGTATCCATGCAAAACTGAAATTCAAACAAGGTTTtgcttttaaacaaaaatccaacaaaGATTTGTTATTATGGTTCAATTCAAAGAGATTAGAAGGAAAAGAACCTACTATCCATACATTGTTAGAACTCCAAAAATCAATGATGCACTGTCTAGAAAAGtaagttttatttgatatataagaTATAGTTGGAGAAGGAAAATGACGTATTAAGCAACATAGATGCTTGggaagttgatttttttttaaataactattGAATCTACAGACGAACTAGAGACAACTTGATGAACTAAAACATCTCAATAGCTAGAGAATAAGAATACAAAAGTGATTCTCGTAGAGTAGCGTAGCAACGAGTGAAATATGGAAGtgagttgaaaaataaagttgtgTGGGAGATCAATACAACGAAGTGTTGCTTAGTAAAGCAATAGAGTGTTGCATTCTAGTTGGCAAAAGCTAATAGTCGAAAGGATCACTACCTTATGTTTTGACCAAAATAACATGTGGTACATAGAATCTCATGTGAGTCGATAAGGACCACCTTGCAAAACTAAATATTCTAGGGGATCCATAGTGAAGTGATAAATGAGGGAATGGCGAAAAGAACTCCAATTGGagagtgaaaaaaatatgaatactaTTAAGAAATCAACActtgaagatgaaaagaaaacgtAAAGTAACATAAAATGCATATACAAACTTTTATGATTTACTAACTGTATGTTAGCTATGTCCATGGACAAAAGATATggtcattttattattaaggagataataatcaaattacaCGTTAAGGCCTTACAAAGTTAAAGAATTTATATAGtgcatttttctaaattttaggttaaaatagtaaataaagtaaatatgacaaatataaatacaaattatagTTTGTCGTTTGGAACATtagataataaattcaaagcattttaacaaaacttttgattttcaCGCAATGGAAAGAGGCTCTGACTATGATAAGGTATTGAAAAATGAGTTGGTGACTCGTAGGAAGCGGTTTAGTTAAAGGGACATGCTAGAATCGTAGTGAAAACTAGTCTTTATGGAATGGTTGTCACTACTTATGAACTTGAATACGAGTGATCTATCAATGACGAAGATGAAGCTTGGGTGAAAGGTAAGAGTAGTTTGGAACTCATTATTGATGTTGAATAATCAGTAAATGGGTTAAATGCCACTCAAAATCATATATgatttcaataaaagaaaaaacatatatgattgcaatacaaaaaaaaggaGTTTTGTGATGATTTCAAAATGGTTTATTCTTGGAAATCTAGTATACTTGTGGATGAAGATAGTCAATCTGATATTTGTGGTTGGATTTTATCACGAATTTCTACCAGGTTCTTGGTAGGATAGGATAATTCAAGCtatgaaagaagaaatcatGAAGAAAGTATCAACAATGACAGGGTGTGTGTATTATGGGACATTTGATATTGTTCACATCGATCATTTATCACATTTATATCTAATGCACGAGGGATACTATAGATAATTAAGACACTGTTAGAGTGTTAATGAAGGAGAATGAAAGAGCTTTAGAGATGATGATAtggtaaatttgaaaagggagacaccaaaatggaaaaagagaaagggcaTAGAGATGTTTTGGTGTATAAAAGTAAGTATAAGCacacagtaaaaaaaaaaaaaaggttgggTTGTTTGTTTAGGTTGATGACATATGGCATTAGGGTTACACAGAAGGACAAATGTGTCCAACTACTGTCCCCCTCCCCCCTCTTCCTTTCCAGTTGTCTTCACTTTCTTATTAAAAaccctttctctctcaaatccCAAATAATCAAACCTTAATAAgcccacacacacacacatacattcTTCCTTCTTACCATTCCCATACCCCTTTCTTCACTgtcccttttccttttatccCTTCATTTGTAGGGTCCTTTCTCCCACTACTCTCCCTTTACCTTCATTATTAAATCCTCCTCTCTCCCCCTCTTCATTTCCCcaacttcttctcttttccccCCTTTTCTCCTCTCCCATGGCTGCTCCGACTTTGACCTTCCCTACTGAGTTTCCTTATGATTTTGACTCCTTTCTCTCTAACTGCGACCTCAACTCGCCTGTTGAATCGGTTGGCAGCTCCACTACAGATTCCACTGATAGCTGTGGTAGCGATGATGATGAGTTCTTTGTTGGGTTGGCCCAGAAACTTGCATGGACGTCCCTTTGTGAAGCTGAAAACACATTTGAGGTACCCTTTTGATGAAATCTTTCAATTCTTGGTACTTGCTGTCTTTTAGGTGTTTGGATTGGTTGGTTTCTGATTTTGCTCTTTTGGTGTTTTATTAGAAGAAGTATGTTAAAGCTGGCTCTCCTCAGTCGACTTTGAGTGGAATAGATACCTGGTTTCGTCCTGAAAGTCCTTCCTCTCAGTTGAAATCGCCTCCCATGGCGGTTTTTGGGGCTGAGAATGATGCTAGAGCGATTCTACATGCAGCTGCTAGAGAAGCTGCGAAGTTGAAGATGAGTGGCGAAACAACCCCATTTCAGAATAATGACCCTTTTATGAGAGGATTTGTAGGTGCTCGATCTTCTGTTCCAGTTAAATCTACTAATAATGTGGATTATGGTGTTTTCTCAACTCAGAACTCTGCTCGGAATCTTGCATTTGCCGCGCAGGTTAATTACTTTTGAATGTTCAAACCCTTTCACCTGCTGAATCTCTTAGAACAGAGTATTTTAATGGGTCCCTGTTTTGAGTTATGGTTTGTCTTCCATTTCTGAGATTTTTTGTTCTATAGGTGCAGCAAGTGAAGCAAGATCTTGTACTACAGGCTCTCCGTGCCTCCTCTTTGAGAGAAAGACAAGCCAAAGCCAGCTGGTCGGCTCAGCCACACTGGAAGCAGGAGATTCAAAACAGAGAAAGAAATGTTGTAAATGCAAGTGGCCGGTGCGGTGGAGGCACCGGCGGTTTGTACCATTCCCCATGGCTTCCGCCGCTGCAAAATCAACAACCAACATCTAACCCCACCGTCGTGCGTTGCATTCATCCCGTCAGATCCGGCGTGAAAAGAGCTTCCTCCGGCACCGGCGTTTTCTTGCCTCGTAGGTACATCAACCCTTCCGAATGCCGCCAGAAACAGGGTATTTTACAACCTTCATTCATCTGAAAAATCACATgggtttctttaattaaacttCGTAATCATCATTTTCCTTCTTAATTAGGAATCCCATCCGTTCGATTTGTGGAGGAGATGAAAAGCCCCATTCAAGCTCCACTAAACGGTTGCCATTCCCCTGGCTTCGGTAAGGAAGAGTTTCCCTTGATTTTTTCACCACATTCccaaaatttatgattgttgtAATGGGTTTCTTTAATGAACTTTACAAATTACAGATCCCATTTTATCAAGAAGAAACAATCCCCTTCTGCCATTGCCAAGGAGTTTCCGAACAGAGGGAGTCATGAATCAAGAACATCATCATCTGCCTCAGGAATGGACATATTGATGTTGGAGAAACAGAGAGAAACTAGAGATGGAAATTGTTTTGTAGGATTTGGATAAAGAAGCCATTAAAGTAGGCAATTAGTAGcattaatttatgaaagaagaagaaaatgaagaagtggGGAGATTCAAAaggaagtttctttttttttttttttttttttttttttttttttttagatttagagAAGCAATAAGTAACCATGAAGTTATTTAttgaatgatgatgatgatgatgatgatgatgatgaagaagaagaagttgtaGGCAgcttttataataaaagaaa
This DNA window, taken from Cucumis sativus cultivar 9930 chromosome 6, Cucumber_9930_V3, whole genome shotgun sequence, encodes the following:
- the LOC101208139 gene encoding uncharacterized protein LOC101208139, producing MAAPTLTFPTEFPYDFDSFLSNCDLNSPVESVGSSTTDSTDSCGSDDDEFFVGLAQKLAWTSLCEAENTFEKKYVKAGSPQSTLSGIDTWFRPESPSSQLKSPPMAVFGAENDARAILHAAAREAAKLKMSGETTPFQNNDPFMRGFVGARSSVPVKSTNNVDYGVFSTQNSARNLAFAAQVQQVKQDLVLQALRASSLRERQAKASWSAQPHWKQEIQNRERNVVNASGRCGGGTGGLYHSPWLPPLQNQQPTSNPTVVRCIHPVRSGVKRASSGTGVFLPRRYINPSECRQKQGIPSVRFVEEMKSPIQAPLNGCHSPGFDPILSRRNNPLLPLPRSFRTEGVMNQEHHHLPQEWTY